One part of the Sneathia vaginalis genome encodes these proteins:
- the ileS gene encoding isoleucine--tRNA ligase: protein MEIDYSKTLNLPKTSFKMKANLAQREGLQLRDWQKAKIYEKSIADKTKPVFFLHDGPPYANGDIHVGHAINKILKDIILKYKRMRGYNAPYIPGWDTHGLPIEWKIIQEKGEKVASMSVLDLRNECKKYALKQVEKQKKDFVRLGVLGDFDNPYITLKPEFEAEELRVFKEIYENGYVYKGLKPVYWSPTTETALAEAEIEYKNVTSPAIYVKMDMCQDGLDKIGLDKASIVIWTTTPWTLPANLGIALNKDFVYGVYKTEKGNLVVAKELAKQAFSKMGLDYELIKEFKGDLLENTHYKHPFIDRTGLVILADHVTLEAGTGCVHTAPGHGADDFIAGNKYNLGILSPVDDKGHMTYEAGKYEGLFYKKAEKQIVQDLLETGYILSVEEITHSYPHDWRSKKPIIFRATEQWFINIMDSDIRGNALKALDEIKFYPQWGKNRIKSMLEVRPDWTISRQRVWGVPIPIFYNKQNEIIYHSDIMDRIIAMVEKEGTDIWWKYSAKELIGEELLAKYNLNADEIRKERSILDVWFDSGVTHRSVVVQRGYKRPVDLYLEGSDQHRGWFQSSLLTSISSTKDKPYKQILTHGFVNDGQGRKMSKSIGNTIAPNDVINKYGADILRLWVSSVDYREDVRLSEDILNRTSDSYRKIRNTARYLLGNVSDFNINEDKVDYKDMLEIDRWALNRLERLKKKLEKLYDNFEFYNIFQEISYFCIIEMSSFYLDIIKDRLYCEYKTSLKRRSAQTVLAEILKILVRAISPVLSFTAEEIWEKMPEELKDSESVLLTSWIPVHEEYIDDKLEAKWEKLSALRKEVNKKIEERRQKGEIGLALDARVVLNIQNKDYEFVKEYSDWDLSDIFLVSQIAYETTPLENTEIEGVTVRIDRALGEKCQRCWKYSTEIGDSEFGQVTPRDAEVLRLMKQNGELNEKE from the coding sequence ATGGAAATAGATTATTCTAAAACACTAAATTTACCTAAGACAAGCTTTAAAATGAAGGCAAATTTAGCACAAAGAGAAGGATTACAGTTAAGGGATTGGCAAAAAGCAAAAATTTATGAAAAATCAATAGCAGATAAGACAAAACCAGTGTTTTTCCTACATGATGGACCACCATATGCAAATGGAGATATCCACGTAGGACACGCAATCAACAAGATATTAAAGGATATTATACTTAAATACAAGAGAATGAGAGGGTATAATGCACCATATATACCTGGTTGGGATACACATGGATTACCTATAGAATGGAAGATAATTCAAGAAAAAGGTGAAAAAGTTGCATCTATGTCTGTACTTGATTTGAGAAATGAATGTAAAAAATATGCTTTAAAACAAGTAGAAAAACAAAAGAAAGACTTTGTGAGACTAGGTGTTTTAGGTGATTTTGATAATCCATACATTACATTAAAACCTGAATTCGAAGCTGAAGAATTAAGAGTATTTAAAGAAATCTATGAAAATGGATATGTATACAAAGGTCTAAAGCCAGTTTATTGGTCACCTACAACAGAAACAGCATTAGCTGAAGCAGAAATTGAGTACAAGAATGTTACATCACCTGCAATATATGTAAAAATGGATATGTGCCAAGATGGTTTAGATAAAATAGGGCTAGATAAAGCTAGTATAGTAATTTGGACAACAACACCATGGACATTACCAGCTAACTTAGGTATTGCATTGAATAAGGACTTTGTTTACGGAGTTTACAAAACAGAAAAAGGTAATCTAGTAGTTGCAAAAGAATTAGCAAAACAAGCATTTTCTAAGATGGGATTAGATTATGAATTGATAAAAGAATTTAAAGGAGACCTATTAGAAAATACTCATTACAAGCATCCGTTTATAGACAGAACAGGGCTTGTAATATTAGCTGATCATGTAACATTAGAAGCAGGTACAGGTTGTGTACATACAGCACCAGGACATGGGGCAGATGACTTTATTGCAGGGAATAAGTATAATCTAGGGATATTATCACCAGTAGATGACAAGGGTCATATGACTTATGAAGCAGGTAAATATGAAGGATTATTCTACAAAAAAGCAGAAAAGCAAATAGTACAAGACTTGTTAGAAACAGGATATATATTATCAGTAGAAGAGATAACACACTCATACCCACATGACTGGAGAAGTAAGAAGCCAATAATATTTAGAGCAACAGAACAATGGTTTATAAACATAATGGATAGTGATATAAGGGGGAATGCATTAAAGGCTTTAGATGAAATTAAATTTTATCCACAATGGGGTAAAAATAGAATAAAATCTATGCTTGAAGTAAGACCAGACTGGACTATTTCAAGACAAAGAGTGTGGGGTGTACCTATACCTATCTTCTATAACAAACAAAATGAAATAATATATCATAGTGACATTATGGATAGAATAATAGCTATGGTAGAAAAAGAAGGTACAGATATTTGGTGGAAATATTCTGCCAAAGAATTAATAGGAGAAGAACTATTAGCAAAATATAACTTGAATGCAGATGAAATAAGAAAAGAAAGAAGTATATTAGATGTTTGGTTTGATTCAGGTGTAACTCATAGATCAGTTGTAGTTCAAAGAGGTTACAAACGACCAGTAGACCTATACTTAGAAGGTTCAGACCAACATAGAGGATGGTTCCAATCATCACTATTAACATCAATATCTAGTACAAAAGATAAGCCATATAAGCAAATACTAACACATGGTTTTGTTAATGATGGACAAGGTAGAAAAATGAGTAAGTCTATAGGTAATACCATAGCTCCTAATGATGTAATTAATAAATATGGTGCAGATATATTAAGACTATGGGTATCATCAGTAGATTACAGAGAAGACGTAAGATTATCAGAAGATATATTAAATAGAACTTCAGACTCATATAGAAAGATACGTAATACTGCAAGATACTTACTAGGTAATGTTAGTGACTTTAACATTAATGAAGACAAAGTAGACTACAAAGATATGTTAGAAATAGATAGATGGGCATTAAATAGACTAGAAAGATTAAAGAAAAAATTAGAAAAACTTTATGATAACTTTGAGTTCTATAACATCTTCCAAGAAATATCATATTTCTGTATTATAGAAATGTCATCATTCTACTTGGATATAATAAAAGACAGACTATACTGCGAATACAAGACATCATTAAAGAGAAGATCAGCACAAACAGTATTAGCAGAAATATTAAAAATATTAGTTAGAGCTATTTCTCCAGTTTTATCATTTACAGCTGAAGAAATATGGGAAAAGATGCCAGAAGAATTAAAAGATAGTGAAAGTGTTCTATTAACATCATGGATACCAGTACATGAAGAATATATAGATGACAAACTAGAAGCTAAATGGGAAAAATTATCTGCTTTAAGAAAAGAAGTAAACAAAAAGATAGAAGAAAGAAGACAAAAAGGTGAAATAGGTTTAGCACTAGATGCTAGAGTAGTATTAAATATACAAAACAAGGACTATGAATTTGTAAAAGAATATTCAGATTGGGATTTATCTGATATCTTCTTAGTATCTCAAATAGCA
- a CDS encoding Tex family protein codes for MDEIVKKVSLILGINEKNISDTFKLYDEGATIPFISRYRKEVTGGLNEEQIREIIDKITYEKNLEKRKEEVIRLIEEQGKLTEELKKEILEANVLQKVEDIYLPYKKKKKTKADIAKEKGLEPFAKEIYDGLSIAKISSEASKYITSEVLNEAEAIEGAYLILAQDLSENVKIREYLREQTLNIGIVYASVIEKNRSLDERLVYSNYYEFSETVKKIASHKILAINRAEKEKILKVNIDFEDQDKLKIKRYMYNHFFKKANADMKEELIQKVVDDSYDRLLFPSIENEVRSTLTDRADKEAINIFATNLEALLLQPPILKKTILGLDPGIRTGCKLAVISKDGFYITSDVIYPVKGAHSEAMLEKSRVKLLKYIKEYSVDIIVIGNGTASRETESFVADAIKGLNCKYVIVNEAGASVYSASKLAHEEFPDLDVTVRGTISIARRIQDPLSELVKIDPKSIGVGMYQHDVNQKELEQKLVETIEKIVNRVGVNLNSASFSILSYVSGVKKNIAKNIVEYRKEHGDFKSREELKNVKGLGAKAFEQMAGFVVIPDSINPLDNTIIHPESYPLAEKILELVESNPSEFRTNYVEIRQKLNNLGLKKVLKAMEDTYGKDTIKDVYEALLKDRRDPREDYPMPILKSDILTMEDLKEGMILEGTVRNATKFGVFVDIGLKNDAMIHISELSEKFVKDPTQVLTVGQIIKVRVLSVDKVRHRVTLSRKGVK; via the coding sequence GTGGACGAGATAGTAAAAAAGGTTTCATTGATATTAGGTATTAATGAAAAAAACATTTCAGATACATTTAAGCTATATGATGAAGGAGCAACAATCCCCTTTATTTCACGTTATAGAAAAGAAGTAACAGGTGGCTTGAATGAAGAACAAATAAGAGAAATTATTGATAAAATAACATATGAGAAGAATTTAGAGAAAAGAAAAGAAGAAGTAATTCGTTTAATAGAAGAGCAAGGTAAATTAACAGAAGAGCTAAAAAAAGAAATATTAGAAGCTAATGTCTTACAAAAAGTTGAAGACATATATTTACCTTACAAAAAAAAGAAAAAGACTAAGGCAGATATTGCAAAAGAAAAAGGATTAGAACCTTTTGCTAAAGAAATATATGATGGTTTAAGTATAGCTAAAATTTCTAGTGAAGCAAGTAAGTACATAACTAGCGAAGTTTTAAATGAAGCAGAAGCAATAGAAGGTGCTTACCTAATACTAGCACAAGACTTATCAGAAAACGTAAAGATACGTGAGTATTTAAGAGAACAAACATTAAATATTGGTATAGTATATGCTAGTGTAATAGAAAAAAATAGAAGTCTAGATGAAAGATTAGTATATTCAAACTATTATGAATTCAGTGAAACTGTTAAAAAGATTGCATCACATAAGATATTAGCAATTAATCGTGCTGAAAAAGAAAAGATCTTGAAAGTTAACATAGATTTTGAAGATCAAGATAAGTTGAAGATAAAAAGATATATGTATAATCACTTCTTTAAAAAGGCAAATGCTGATATGAAAGAAGAATTAATTCAAAAGGTTGTAGATGATAGTTACGACAGATTACTATTCCCCTCAATAGAAAATGAAGTTAGAAGTACATTGACAGATAGGGCAGATAAAGAGGCAATAAACATATTTGCAACTAACCTTGAAGCACTACTATTACAACCACCTATACTTAAAAAAACAATTTTAGGATTAGACCCTGGTATTAGAACAGGATGTAAGCTAGCAGTAATCTCAAAAGATGGTTTCTACATTACATCAGATGTAATATATCCTGTAAAAGGTGCACACAGTGAAGCAATGCTAGAAAAATCACGTGTTAAACTACTTAAATATATTAAAGAATATTCAGTTGATATTATTGTAATAGGTAATGGTACAGCATCACGTGAAACTGAAAGCTTTGTTGCAGATGCAATTAAAGGACTTAATTGTAAGTATGTCATAGTAAATGAAGCAGGAGCATCTGTATATTCAGCATCTAAATTAGCTCATGAAGAATTTCCTGATTTAGATGTAACTGTACGTGGTACTATTTCAATTGCAAGACGTATACAAGATCCATTATCAGAATTAGTTAAGATAGATCCAAAATCTATAGGTGTTGGTATGTATCAACATGATGTAAATCAAAAAGAACTAGAACAAAAACTAGTAGAAACAATAGAAAAGATTGTAAATAGAGTTGGAGTAAATCTAAATAGTGCATCATTTTCAATATTAAGCTATGTATCAGGTGTAAAGAAGAATATAGCTAAAAATATTGTGGAATACAGAAAAGAACATGGAGACTTTAAGTCAAGAGAAGAATTAAAAAATGTAAAAGGATTGGGTGCTAAGGCTTTTGAACAAATGGCAGGATTCGTTGTAATACCAGATTCAATTAATCCACTAGATAATACAATAATTCACCCAGAATCATATCCTCTAGCAGAAAAGATTTTAGAGTTAGTAGAATCTAACCCTAGTGAATTTAGAACTAACTATGTTGAAATACGTCAAAAGTTAAATAATCTTGGTTTGAAAAAAGTGTTAAAAGCTATGGAAGATACTTATGGTAAAGATACAATAAAAGACGTATATGAAGCCTTATTAAAAGACAGAAGAGACCCAAGAGAAGACTATCCTATGCCTATACTAAAATCTGACATATTAACAATGGAAGACTTAAAAGAAGGTATGATACTAGAAGGTACAGTTAGAAATGCTACAAAATTTGGAGTATTTGTTGATATAGGTTTAAAAAATGACGCTATGATACATATATCAGAATTATCAGAAAAATTTGTTAAAGATCCAACACAAGTATTGACTGTTGGTCAGATTATTAAAGTAAGAGTATTAAGTGTTGACAAAGTTAGACACAGAGTAACTTTATCAAGAAAAGGAGTTAAATAA
- a CDS encoding YadA C-terminal domain-containing protein, whose amino-acid sequence MKNEALKFLKKICKNRVKVTKRMVIFFLMTGGLLLSQVNFSETVDETKPATIKDLKDYDYPNSLHFVSVQYSDEDVKEYKDYNKYLDLLKEKIGYLKEVALEEANGKDKKKIKEINQKARDVKKQMDKLKETNKLISQKVSNKIEGKFKTKDSEEINKEYTERMNEINKLGTNFNNLGIDFAHSIAIGKGAEIKGENGIAIGVDTLSGKDSISLGKDAIADGEGNIAIGRDATLFSKTFKGKVGQQIARILNTPDTIVKFENEGNVEYKKTIVIGDGTKSSGNSNIAIGDNAIAMKKRLTLSTKDNGVLSDKNGVEIDAKNWNDIAKQFYSPGEDDKGYYKFEVKPVENAIALGKNASAFADNVIAIGKGAISGFESAVSIGENADTEGKNSVAIGKNSIIFGESSVAIGEGSRTGKIKYVLKTIEGKDTVEKIEEFDTLEAAKQELEKKNDLSKIYRIEVGGEKSEYSVAIGKDSAVEHSGSVAIGADSLAVKSNGKSAFTEVDHTSGETVSFGKEDRKRRLTNVADGSADSDAVTVAQLKKAINDNKGGSGGSAVADGKYANISLSNIDETAKNTIKDKAKESIEIVEDKKESSKNDSGIVVTKSEDKNSHKDTYKIKLDESKVKEIAGTTNLATEYAKVAADNIAVNKWAEKLGTGSITTNETNLVTGKTVFNAIKNSKTKVEKEGDIITLTATPSTDDGISSVTYKLGIDDTKLKAKINESKVSVEQGEGIKVTSTANKYTVALADELKTKIDGALQSSVADGKYANISLSNIDETAKNTIKDKAKESIEIVEDKKESSKNDSGIVVTKSEDKNSHKDTYKIKLDESKVKEIAGTTNLATEYAKVDADNITVNKWAEKLGTGSITTNETNLVTGKTVYNAIKNSKTKVEKEGDIITLTTTPSTDDGISSVTYKLGIDDTKLKAKINESKVSVEQGEGIKVTSTANKYTVALADELKTKIDGALQSSVADGKYANISLSNIDETAKNTIKDKAKESIEIVEDKKESSKNDSGIVVTKSEDKNSHKDTYKIKLDESKVKEIAGTTNLATEYAKVAADNIAVNKWAEKLGTGKVANGDAGLVTGSTIYNYMTTFKQQLSSESTKDLAKKLNADADNLSETGKTTLTNKLGTGEVAENNTNLVTGGKVYTKLNEIKTDLDNKYKGLNTQVTTNTGDITALKTTVEGLKNTTQEINNIKTKLDDKLDKNDLSITGDNYITADKDDKFNYTLKVNKTKLESDLDLTNNNSINSIFNTKLGNINTNIGELKTSLETNTNNINSLTTKADTNTSSIIKLQQDMGNKLNADATNLSETGKTNLIDKLSKDSNIAKPKDRLVTDRQVNTYLSRYNDALGVVDKKSTVALEKSELALGGVANAVAMANLVQVNSYSDYRHNLSAAYGYYGGSHALAVGFSGTNEERNFVYKLSGSVNNKGNLAFGVGAGVMLGDKDERLTTEYSTKLKTVEKDLVEANKKIKEYEERQKATDIKVKELERKLNQILNKH is encoded by the coding sequence ATGAAAAATGAAGCATTAAAATTTTTAAAGAAAATTTGTAAAAATAGAGTGAAAGTTACCAAAAGAATGGTAATATTTTTTTTAATGACAGGGGGATTGCTTTTATCGCAAGTAAACTTTTCTGAGACAGTAGATGAAACAAAACCAGCAACAATTAAAGATTTAAAAGACTATGATTATCCAAATAGTCTACATTTTGTTTCAGTACAATATAGCGACGAGGATGTTAAAGAGTATAAAGATTATAATAAATATTTAGACTTATTGAAAGAAAAAATTGGATATTTAAAAGAAGTAGCATTAGAAGAAGCGAATGGTAAAGATAAAAAGAAAATAAAGGAAATAAACCAAAAAGCAAGAGATGTAAAAAAACAAATGGATAAATTAAAAGAAACAAATAAATTAATATCCCAAAAAGTATCAAACAAAATTGAAGGAAAGTTTAAAACAAAAGATAGTGAAGAAATTAATAAAGAATATACAGAAAGAATGAATGAAATTAATAAGCTAGGTACAAACTTTAATAATTTAGGAATAGATTTTGCACATAGTATAGCTATAGGTAAAGGTGCTGAAATAAAAGGAGAAAATGGTATAGCTATAGGTGTTGATACACTATCAGGGAAAGATTCAATTTCACTTGGTAAAGATGCAATTGCAGATGGAGAAGGTAATATAGCGATAGGAAGAGATGCGACACTATTTAGTAAAACTTTTAAAGGAAAAGTAGGTCAACAAATAGCTCGTATTTTAAATACTCCAGATACAATAGTTAAATTTGAAAATGAAGGCAATGTAGAGTACAAAAAAACAATAGTTATAGGAGACGGAACTAAATCAAGTGGTAATTCAAATATAGCTATAGGTGATAATGCTATTGCAATGAAGAAAAGACTAACATTAAGTACAAAAGATAATGGAGTTCTTTCTGATAAGAATGGGGTAGAAATAGATGCAAAAAATTGGAATGATATTGCAAAACAATTCTATAGCCCTGGTGAAGACGATAAAGGATATTATAAATTTGAAGTAAAACCAGTAGAAAATGCGATAGCATTAGGTAAAAATGCAAGTGCTTTTGCTGATAATGTAATTGCAATAGGTAAAGGAGCCATATCTGGATTTGAAAGTGCTGTGTCAATAGGAGAAAATGCAGATACAGAAGGTAAAAATTCAGTAGCTATAGGTAAAAATTCTATAATATTTGGAGAATCAAGTGTTGCCATAGGAGAAGGATCTAGAACTGGGAAAATAAAGTATGTTCTTAAAACAATTGAGGGTAAAGACACAGTAGAAAAAATTGAAGAATTTGATACTCTTGAGGCAGCAAAACAAGAATTAGAAAAGAAAAATGATCTTAGCAAAATTTATCGAATAGAAGTTGGAGGAGAAAAATCAGAATATTCAGTTGCTATAGGTAAAGACTCTGCTGTAGAACACAGTGGTTCAGTAGCAATAGGAGCAGATTCATTGGCAGTTAAAAGTAATGGTAAGAGTGCATTTACAGAAGTTGACCATACAAGTGGAGAAACAGTTTCATTTGGAAAAGAAGATAGAAAAAGAAGACTAACTAATGTTGCAGATGGTTCAGCTGATTCTGATGCAGTTACTGTTGCACAATTAAAGAAAGCAATTAATGACAATAAAGGTGGCAGTGGTGGAAGTGCTGTAGCAGATGGAAAATATGCAAACATTTCATTATCGAATATTGATGAAACAGCAAAGAATACAATAAAAGACAAAGCAAAAGAATCAATAGAAATAGTTGAAGATAAAAAAGAAAGTAGTAAAAATGATTCAGGAATTGTTGTTACAAAGTCAGAAGATAAAAATAGTCATAAAGATACATATAAGATAAAATTAGATGAATCAAAAGTAAAAGAAATAGCAGGAACAACAAACTTAGCAACTGAATATGCTAAAGTAGCTGCAGATAATATAGCTGTAAATAAATGGGCTGAAAAACTAGGTACAGGATCTATTACAACTAATGAAACAAATTTAGTAACAGGGAAGACAGTATTTAATGCTATTAAGAATTCAAAGACAAAAGTTGAAAAAGAAGGAGATATAATAACATTAACAGCAACACCAAGTACAGATGACGGAATAAGTTCAGTAACATATAAACTTGGAATAGATGATACTAAATTAAAAGCAAAGATTAATGAATCAAAGGTAAGTGTAGAACAAGGAGAAGGAATAAAAGTAACTTCTACAGCTAATAAATATACAGTTGCACTTGCAGATGAATTAAAAACAAAAATTGATGGAGCATTACAAAGTAGTGTAGCAGATGGAAAATATGCAAACATTTCATTATCGAATATTGATGAAACAGCAAAGAATACAATAAAAGACAAAGCAAAAGAATCAATAGAAATAGTTGAAGATAAAAAAGAAAGTAGTAAAAATGATTCAGGAATTGTTGTTACAAAGTCAGAAGATAAAAATAGTCATAAAGATACATATAAGATAAAATTAGATGAATCAAAAGTAAAAGAAATAGCAGGAACAACAAACTTAGCAACTGAATATGCTAAAGTAGATGCAGATAATATAACTGTAAATAAATGGGCTGAAAAACTAGGAACAGGATCTATTACAACTAATGAAACAAATTTAGTAACAGGAAAGACAGTGTATAATGCTATTAAGAATTCAAAGACAAAAGTTGAAAAAGAAGGAGATATAATAACATTAACAACAACACCAAGTACAGATGACGGAATAAGTTCAGTAACATATAAACTTGGAATAGATGATACTAAATTAAAAGCAAAGATTAATGAATCAAAGGTAAGTGTAGAACAAGGAGAAGGAATAAAAGTAACTTCTACAGCTAATAAATATACAGTTGCACTTGCAGATGAATTAAAAACAAAAATTGATGGAGCATTACAAAGTAGTGTAGCAGATGGAAAATATGCAAACATTTCATTATCGAATATTGATGAAACAGCAAAGAATACAATAAAAGACAAAGCAAAAGAATCAATAGAAATAGTTGAAGATAAAAAAGAAAGTAGTAAAAATGATTCAGGAATTGTTGTTACAAAGTCAGAAGATAAAAATAGTCATAAAGATACATATAAGATAAAATTAGATGAATCAAAAGTAAAAGAAATAGCAGGAACAACAAACTTAGCAACTGAATATGCTAAAGTAGCTGCAGATAATATAGCTGTAAATAAATGGGCTGAAAAACTAGGAACTGGCAAAGTTGCTAATGGTGATGCTGGACTAGTTACAGGTTCAACTATATATAATTATATGACTACATTTAAACAACAATTATCTAGTGAGTCTACAAAAGATTTAGCTAAAAAGTTGAATGCAGATGCAGATAATTTAAGTGAAACAGGTAAAACTACTTTAACTAATAAATTAGGAACTGGTGAAGTTGCAGAAAATAATACAAATTTAGTTACAGGTGGAAAAGTATACACTAAATTAAATGAAATTAAAACAGACTTAGATAATAAGTATAAAGGTCTTAATACTCAAGTTACAACAAATACTGGTGATATTACTGCGTTAAAAACTACTGTAGAAGGTCTTAAGAATACAACACAAGAAATTAATAATATTAAAACTAAGTTAGATGACAAGTTAGATAAAAATGATTTATCAATAACAGGAGATAATTATATAACTGCTGATAAAGATGATAAATTTAATTATACATTAAAAGTTAATAAAACAAAGTTAGAAAGTGATCTTGATTTAACTAACAATAATTCAATAAATAGTATATTTAATACTAAATTAGGTAATATTAATACTAATATTGGAGAATTAAAAACTAGCTTAGAAACTAATACAAATAACATTAATTCATTAACAACTAAGGCAGATACTAATACATCTAGCATTATTAAATTACAACAAGATATGGGTAATAAATTAAATGCAGATGCAACTAATTTAAGTGAAACAGGAAAAACTAACTTAATTGACAAATTATCTAAAGATTCAAACATAGCTAAACCTAAAGATAGATTAGTTACTGATAGACAAGTTAATACCTACTTATCTAGATACAATGATGCGTTAGGAGTAGTAGATAAGAAGTCTACTGTAGCACTTGAAAAATCTGAATTAGCATTAGGTGGAGTAGCAAATGCAGTGGCAATGGCAAATCTAGTTCAAGTTAATTCTTATTCTGACTATAGACATAATTTAAGTGCAGCATATGGATACTATGGAGGATCACATGCATTAGCAGTAGGATTTAGTGGAACTAATGAAGAACGTAACTTTGTATACAAATTAAGTGGTTCAGTAAACAATAAAGGTAATCTTGCGTTCGGTGTTGGAGCTGGAGTTATGCTTGGTGATAAAGATGAAAGATTAACAACAGAATATAGTACTAAGTTGAAGACTGTAGAAAAAGATTTGGTGGAAGCTAATAAGAAGATAAAAGAATACGAAGAAAGACAAAAAGCAACAGATATAAAGGTGAAAGAACTTGAAAGAAAACTTAACCAAATTTTAAATAAACATTAA
- the malQ gene encoding 4-alpha-glucanotransferase, which translates to MLDKDYDYKAINTNRKSGVIMHISSLPSKYGIGTFGKGAYEFCDFLKNAGFHYWQILPLGPTSYGDSPYQSFSSFAGNPYFIDLDILKDDGLLLEEEYINIDFGDNPLKVDYAKLYNNRYTVLKKAFERFKEFDKLNEFVEKHSDWVKDYALFIALKNHFNGASYDTWDEDIKNRKEDAIKKYSEELKNDIQFQYFMQYEFFKQYTNLKKYVNDKGIKIVGDIPIYCAGDSCDVWSDEKQFRLDLVGGCPPDSFSDGGQLWGNPTYDWEYMKKDKYKWWVNRIKKSLKLCDVLRIDHFRGFESYWAIPKGSVNASTGSWVKGPGMDLFNEVKKQLGDIDIIAEDLGYTTKEVVKFRTETGFPGMKVLEFAFDPNNESDFLPHNIERNWAVYCSTHDSDTLQGWIEWQKGTPTLDFARRYLNLTEEEGYAWGILRAAWSSVANIAITQIQDFFQLNNDYRMNIPSTLGNWTFRLDKKYLTKENAEKLYKFNKLYSRLNK; encoded by the coding sequence ATGTTAGATAAAGATTATGACTATAAGGCAATAAATACAAATAGAAAAAGTGGTGTAATAATGCATATTTCATCACTACCATCAAAATATGGTATAGGAACATTTGGTAAAGGAGCATATGAGTTTTGTGACTTTTTAAAGAATGCAGGATTTCATTATTGGCAAATATTACCATTAGGGCCTACAAGTTATGGAGATTCACCATATCAATCTTTTTCATCATTTGCAGGGAATCCATATTTTATAGACCTTGATATTTTGAAAGATGATGGACTGCTATTAGAGGAAGAATATATTAATATAGATTTTGGAGATAATCCACTAAAAGTAGATTATGCTAAATTATACAATAACAGATATACAGTACTAAAAAAGGCGTTTGAAAGATTTAAAGAATTTGACAAACTAAATGAATTTGTTGAAAAACATTCTGACTGGGTAAAAGATTATGCCCTATTTATCGCATTAAAAAATCATTTCAATGGTGCTTCATATGACACTTGGGATGAAGATATTAAAAATAGAAAAGAAGATGCAATAAAAAAGTACAGTGAAGAATTAAAAAATGACATACAATTTCAATATTTTATGCAATATGAATTCTTCAAGCAATATACAAATTTAAAAAAATATGTTAATGATAAGGGAATAAAGATAGTTGGAGATATTCCAATATATTGTGCAGGAGATTCATGCGATGTATGGTCAGATGAAAAACAATTTAGATTAGACCTAGTTGGTGGTTGTCCACCAGATTCATTCTCAGATGGAGGACAATTGTGGGGTAATCCTACATATGATTGGGAATATATGAAAAAAGACAAATACAAATGGTGGGTTAATAGAATAAAAAAGAGCCTAAAACTTTGTGATGTCTTAAGAATAGACCATTTTAGAGGATTTGAATCATATTGGGCTATACCTAAGGGTAGTGTTAATGCAAGTACTGGAAGCTGGGTAAAAGGTCCAGGTATGGATCTATTTAATGAAGTGAAAAAACAACTGGGAGATATAGATATAATAGCAGAGGATCTTGGATATACAACTAAAGAAGTTGTAAAATTCAGAACTGAAACTGGATTTCCTGGTATGAAGGTATTAGAGTTTGCTTTTGATCCAAATAATGAAAGCGATTTTTTACCTCATAATATAGAAAGAAATTGGGCAGTATACTGTAGTACTCATGATAGTGATACTCTACAAGGTTGGATAGAATGGCAAAAGGGAACGCCAACATTAGACTTTGCAAGAAGATATCTTAACCTAACTGAAGAAGAAGGATATGCTTGGGGAATATTGCGTGCTGCATGGAGTAGTGTTGCAAATATTGCAATAACTCAAATACAAGACTTTTTCCAATTGAATAATGATTACAGAATGAATATACCATCTACATTAGGAAATTGGACATTTAGATTAGATAAAAAATATTTAACAAAAGAAAATGCAGAAAAACTATATAAGTTCAATAAACTTTACTCTAGATTAAATAAATAA